The genomic region ATGTTGATAGCAAGAGCTCTCACACAATTAATTCCAAGAAAAACAGAACATCAACCGCTTATCAATTCACCTCActcatttaataaaaaaaaacaaaccattagtttatgataaaaaacaaacaaaaattacCATTGAACCATGGGCTGAGAAATGCCAATCCCATCACTGTCCTATACAGTgatacacaacttttcaaattgcTTACAATATCTAGGTATATGCAAATCACCAAAATTATTGCCTCAAACAGGGGAAGACGTTGACCTTTATCATCCAAttattttcaacaaaaaaaattaaaaaaaaaaaaaaaagaaaaactcacCAGGAGAGCCGTACAAATATCCAGAAGTTCGGACGGTGTAAAACTTAAAACACGCAAACGCGTTGAGTGCATTTTCTATCCGTAGTAGTTGAAGACTGGAGGTTTCGTATGCAGCAAGCTGATTGGTTAAAGAGTTACGGGGAAGTAACAACTACGCTGTAATATAAGTCAGCACTAGCCCGTTCAACGGCTACAACCGCAATTACGGCCAGTGGGCGGCACGCAGTTTCTTAAATGCCAGAAATTAAACGTAAAACAAGTTGTTTCAAACTAGAACAATCCAGATTCTTCTCCAATTTGGACGGACTCTAATTTCTCTTATCTGCAGTAGCCTCATAAATACCCATTCCTTGCATATCTAATTTCCATCAGATATTGTCTTACAAACTTGATGTGCAAGAGTTTTTAAGTTGAGAAATGCAAATGGCACTTTCATCTGTTCCTGAGGAAATCAGCAGAATGTTTTATAGCTTGGACGAAAATGGTGATGGCAGGTTGTCTGGCCATGAAATAAGTTGCTTCCTCAACAAGCTTGGAATAAGTCTGTCAGAACGAGAATTGAAGTGTTTGGGAATGAGCACCTCCCAGAACGAAAATGGCAGCTTAAGTTTTGATGAATTTGTTGTGCTTTACCAATCTGTTATGGGCGAGAGCAGCAAAAGTATCAGTAATAAAGAGTTGGAGGATGAGTTGAAGGAGGCATTCAAGATTTATGACACTAATGAAGATGGGTATATATCTTGTGCGGAGCTTCAACAAGTTTTGTGTAGATTGGGATTAATGGAGAAGGGCAGTCATTGTGTGGAAGAGTGCCAAAAAATGATATGCAGATATGATTCAAACT from Cryptomeria japonica chromosome 3, Sugi_1.0, whole genome shotgun sequence harbors:
- the LOC131874568 gene encoding calmodulin-like protein 2 — translated: MQMALSSVPEEISRMFYSLDENGDGRLSGHEISCFLNKLGISLSERELKCLGMSTSQNENGSLSFDEFVVLYQSVMGESSKSISNKELEDELKEAFKIYDTNEDGYISCAELQQVLCRLGLMEKGSHCVEECQKMICRYDSNSDGLIDFSEFKSMMTKMTSTSA